Within Synechococcus sp. NB0720_010, the genomic segment CCTACCGCTTGGATGCCTCAGCCCTGGGGGGGATCGACGAATGCGTGGAACCGCGTCTGTTTAAGCCCGATGAGGCCGGGCCGGGCGGTGTCGAGGCCCACGTTGAGGCGGAGGCCGATGTGCTGCAGCTGCTGACCCTGGGGCGGCTGGCCCATGCAGCGGCAATGCCCGGGCCCTGGAGCACGGTGCTGCCGCTCTATCCCACCAGCCCGGTGGAGGGCGGATGACCCAGGCCCATCGTCAGACCGAATCCCGGCCCCGCAGGAGGCGCCGTCGCCCCCGTCGCCGCGGCAGGGCTCGGCGCCTGCTGCTGCTGGCAGCCTTGTGCGCGGTTGCTTGGAGTAGCCGAGGACTGGTCTTCCCGGCGCTGCCTCCACCGCAGTTGGTGCTGGTCCTCGGCGGCGATGTGGAGCGGGAGCGGGTTGGGGCCGAGGTCGCCAAGCGCGATGGCCTGCCGGTCATGGTCAGCGGCGGCAGTAATCCGGAGTACGCCCACTGGTTATTCCGCGGTCGCGGCCTCGATGACACGCGAGTCCTGCTGGATTACCGGGCCACCGACACCCTGAGCAACTTCACCTCTGTGGTGGATGACCTCAAGCGCTCCAAGATCCGCCACGTGGTCCTGGTAACCAGCAGTGACCACATGGACCGGGCCCTGATGGTGGGACGCGTTGTGGCGGGGAGCCGCGGGATCGGGCTGACGCCGTTGGCCGTGCCCTGCGGTGAGCGCTGTGTCCCTGAGGACTGGCGCAAGGTCTGGGGTGATGGGCTGCGGGCGGCCCTCTGGGTGGTGAGTGGCCGGGACCTCAGGGACTGGGCGGCAGAGCGTTTTGGTCCGCTGCTGGAGGAAGTGCGGGGTCGCTGATCAGGCCTTGATCCAGCAGGGCATTGATCTGGGCCTGGCAGGCGGCCGTGGCTTGATCGAGATCCGCCCGCTTGCGGCTGGCCGGCGGCGGGATCGGCGTGCCAATGCGGATGTGGACGGGCAGTAAGCGCGCCGTGCGTGAGCCGGTGCCCAGGGCGCGGTGACTGTTGATGATCGCGACGGGCAGCAGGGGGACGCCGGCGCGGGCGGCCAGTAGGGCCGCACCGGGCTGGGGGTTGTTGACCCGGCCGTCGGCCTGGCGGGTGCCATCAATAAAAACGCCGGTGGCCCAGCCCTGATCGAGGCGATCGGTGGCGGTGCGGATGGCTTCGCGGTCGCTGGCGCCGCGGGAGACCGGATAGGCCCCGCAGGCGCGGATGATCGGTCCCAGCAGTGGAATCTTGAACAGTTCTGCCTTGGCCATGAAGGCCACGGGGCGCCCCAGGGCATGCCCGAGCAGGGGTGGATCGAGGTGCGAGCCGTGGTTGGCCACCACCACCAGGGCGCCTTCCATCGGCACATGGGCGTTGCCGGCGGTGCGCCCGCGGAACAGCAGCCGGTAGATCGGGAACACCAGCAGATAGCTCACCAGGCGGTAGGTGAGGCTCGGCCGCGGGGTGCGGATCAGGGCCGGTGGTTCGGCGGGTTTGCGGCGGCGGAGGACGCGTTTGACCGCCTTGACGGGGCGATTCACAGCCCCAGGTCGGCGGCGGTGGCGATCTGCGCGTTGGTGATGCCTTCGGTGCTGCGTTTGATCAGGCCGCTGAGGACGTTCCCCGGTCCGATCTCCACGGCGGTGCTGATGCCGGCGGCGGTCATGGCCTCCATCGTTTCGCGCCAGCGCACCCCTGTGGTCATCTGACTGCGCAGGCGTGCCTTGAGCGCCGCACCGCTGGTCTCAGGGGTGGGGTCGGTGTTGCTCAGGACCGGGATCGAGGCGTCGGCGAAGCTGACCTCCTCCAGGGTGGCGGCGAAGGCCGAGGCGGCCTGCTCCATGAAAGGCGAGTGGAAGGCGCCACTGACCGCCAGGGGGATCGCTCGCTTGCACTTCAGCTGGCTGCTGACGCTGTTGACGGCCTCAGGGCTGCCTGAGAGGACCACCTGGGCACTGCTGTTGTCGTTGGCAATCACCACGCCTTCGGTGGCATGGACCAGGGCTTCGAGTTCGCCGCGGTCAAAGCCCATGACGGCGGTCATCGCGCCGCCGCCGGCGGCGGCCATCAGCTCGCTGCGGGTCTTCATCAGCTGGATACCCGTTGCGGCATCGAACACGCCGGCCGCATAGAGGGCCACCAGTTCGCCGAGGCTGTGGCCAGCCACCAGGTTGGCGCTTCGGCCCTGGGCCTTCAGGCCATCCACCAGCAGGCTTTCCACCACAAACAGTGCGGGTTGGGTGTTGCGGGTGTCGCCCAGATCGCTGAGCTCGCCCTCGGCTTCGCCGTTGCAGATCGCCAGCAGGTCGCGGCCCAGCAGGGTGGATGCGGCCTCAAAACGCTCCTTGGCTCCTGGGAGTTCCAGGACCCCCGCGGCCATGCCCACCTTCTGAGAGCCCTGTCCAGGGAAAACCCAGGCGTTACCCATGGCCGCGCATTGAAGTGACCGGGGGAGCCTACGCGGGGCCCTTCCAGCGCAACAGGGCTCCGCCCCAGCTCAGTCCAGCGCCAAAGCCACTGCTGGCGATCAGGTCACCGGGTTGAACGCGGCCATCCTTGACGGCCTCGTCCAGCATCAAGGGAATGGTGGCGGCAGAGGTGTTGCCGTAGTTGCTCAGGTTGCTGAGCACCCGCTCGTGGGGAATCTTGAAGCGATCGGCCACCGCATCGAGGATGCGCTGGTTGGCCTGGTGCAGCAGCAGCCAGTTGAGTTGCTCTGCTTCGGTTCCGGTGTCCTCCAGTAGCTCCTTCAGGACGGCGGGGACTTCGCGCACGGCGAACTTGTAGACCTCCTGGCCGTTCATCCGCAGGGGCTCAAAGCCACCCTGCTGGGCACTGACCCCGTCGAGGACCGGGTGATGGCTGTCGGTCTGAGCGAGGGTTAGGCAGCCATTGCGACTGCCATCGGAGCGCATCTGGAAGCCCAGCAGGCCGTCCTGGTCGGCGGGGCAGGCTTCGACGGCCACGGCAGCGGCGGCATCACCGAAGAGCACGCAGGTGGTGCGGTCGTCCCAGTCCACCCATCGGCTGAGCTGATCGGCGCCGATCACCAGGGCCCGGCGCATGGCACCGCTGCGCAGGTATTGGCCGGCGGTGATCAGGGCAAAGAGGAAGCCACTGCAGGCGGCGGTGAGGTCAAAGGCCACCGCGTTTTTGGCGCCGAGGGCACCTTGAACCCGGGGGGCTGTGCCAAAGAGATCGTCGGGGCTGGAGGTGGCCATCAGGATCAGGTCCAGATCCTCCGGTTGCCAACCGGCATGCTCCAGGGCGGCCTCAGCTGCGCGCGTCGCAATGACGGTCAGGGGTTCATCGGCATTGCAGATGCGCCGTGCGCCGATGCCCGTGCGGGTGCGGATCCACTCGTCGCTGGTGTCGACTCGGGTGCTGAGTTGTTCGTTGCTAACCCGGTTCACTGGCACAGCACTGCCGCACCCCACCAGGGCCATGCCCCAGGGGGTCCCGGCTTTGGCAGCGCTGGTCATATGGCCTGGCCCGAGACGGTGGGGGTCAGTCAACCACAGGCAATGGTTTCGTTTTCGGCTTCGCTGAGGCGGTGCAGGTCGTCCATCACGCCGTGGTTTGCAGCGGAATGGGCGATGCGCAGGGCGCTGACCACCGAGAGCGCTTTGCTGCTGCCGTGGCCGATGACGCAGACCCCATTGACCCCGAGGAGCAGTGCGCCGCCGTGTTCGGCATGGTCGAGGCGTTTCTTGATCCGCCGCAGGTTGCTCATCAAGAAGGCGGAGCCGACCTTGCCGCGCCGGCCGCGGGGGAGTTCGGCCTTGAGCACATCCAACAGGACACTGCCCACGCTTTCCAGGAACTTCAACAGCACGTTGCCGGTGAAGCCGTCGCAGACGACCACATCAAAGTCACCGGAGAGGACGTCGCGGCCCTCGCAGTTGCCGGCAAAGCGGAAGCGGGTTTCAGCCGCCATCAGGGGATAGGTCTTGAGGGCCTGGTCGTTGCCCTTGCACTCCTCCTCGCCGATGTTCAGCAGGCCGATGCGGGGCTCTTGGACCTGCAGGACATCGCGGCTGTAGATGTTCCCCAGGAGAGCCCACTGGTGCAGGTAGCTGGGCTTGGCGTCCATGTTGGCGCCGACATCGAGCACCAGCACCTGCTGAGCGGGATCTTTGGTGGGGAAGAGGGCGCCAATGGCCGGGCGATCGATGCCCTTGAGCCGTCCCAGCCGGAAGATGGCTGAGGCCATCACCGCCCCGGAGTTGCCGGCGGAGTAGACGGCCGTGGCCTCTCCGGCTTTCACCAGATCCATGGCCATGTTGATGCTGGCGTCACGCTTCTTGCGCACCACCGTGGCCTCTTCGTTCATGCCCACCGAAGGGCCACTGGGAACCAGTGCAATCAGGCCCTTTTGTTGCGCTTCGCTCAGTTCCTCGCCCAGCTCGAGTTCGGCAACGGCCGCCTCCACAGCGGCGGTTTCAGCTACGAACTTCACTCGCACGGGCAGCAGGCGGACGGCCCGCAGGCAGCCTTCGAGGATCGGACCGGGGGCATAGTCGCCGCCCATGCCGTCAACGGCGACCCAGAGCCGATCGGCATCGTTGATGGCTTCACCATCGACACCACCCACGCCCTGCTGCAGGCGCCGGAGGGGGTCAAAGACCAGGGGCTGTAGCACCGTATTGGCGGCTGCACCGGCAGCTCCAGCCGCCGTTCCCGCCGTGGTGACGACGGAGCCCGCCATCGAGCCCGCTGCCGTGCCGGCTGCGGAGGCTGAACCCACCAAGCTGGTCACGGCCGCATTGCGGCGATACCAAATCACCAGCCGCCGTATGGCTTTCGGGCGGTTTCGGCGGTTTGAGGCGCCTTGGCCCGTCGCGTCAGTTGGATTCTGGGGCAACGGCTTCAACGATGCGTTGGAACAGATAGCCGGTGCCGCGAGCCGTGAGGATCAGCTCGGGGTTGGCCGGATCGTCTTCCAGTTTGGAGCGCAGCCGGGAGATATGAACATCCACCACCCGGGTATCCACATGGCGCTCCGGGGTATAACCCCAGACCTCCTTGAGGATTTCGCCGCGGCTGAAGGGTTCGCCGCTGCGGCCCACCAGCAGCTCCAGCAGGCTGAATTCCATGCCGGTCAGGCGAATGCGCTCATCGCCGCGGAAGACTTGGCGCTTGTTGGTGTCGATCCGGATTTCGTTGATTTGGATGACGCCTGAATTGGGGATCCCGGCAGCGCCCTCCTTATCGATCCGGCGCAGCACGCAGCGGATGCGGGCTTCGAGCTCTTTGGGGCTGAAGGGTTTGACGACGTAGTCGTCGGCACCGAGCTCGAGGCCAGTGATGCGGTCGGCCACGTCCCCGAGGGCCGTCAACATCACGATCGGAACGTCGGATTCCTTGCGCAGTTCCTGGCAGACGCCGTAGCCGTCCAGCTTGGGCATCATCACGTCCAGCACCACCAGGTCCGGGTTGGTGTTGCGGAAGGCCTCCAGTGCCTCTTGGCCGTCGCAGGCGGTGACCACCTGGTAGCCAATCATCGAGAGGCGTGTTTCCAGGATGCGGCGGATGCTGGCCTCGTCATCCACGACCAGAATCGTTTCCTTGGCTGGAGCGGAGGAGGCCGTCATTGCGCCAGTCTGGGTGGCCGTAACTAAGTGATTAGACCTACTGAAGAGGTCTGGCGGGGTTCGTGATCGACGAAACCCCACATTCGTCATACACCGTCTTCATCCCTCTGCCCGATTCAGGCCTTTGGCACGCACCACCAGCACCTACGTCTGCCAGAGCTGCGGAGCCCAGACCCGGCAGTTTTTTGGCCGCTGCTCCAGTTGCGGCAGCTGGAACAGCCTGGTGGAGCAGTCCGCCCCCGCCAGCGACAACCGTCGCCGCCGGCCGGTGGTGGCCAGTGAGGCCGATGCTCCGATGCCCGCCGCGCCGCGCCGCTCCGAGCCCATCGCGGCCGTTGGCGATCGCCCCTTGCAGCGCCTGGCCAGTGGCTACAGCGAGTTTGACCGCGTTCTTGGCGGCGGATTGGTGCCGGGTTCACTGGTGCTGTTGGGCGGTGACCCCGGCATCGGCAAGAGCACGCTGCTGCTGCAGAGCGCCCAGGCGATGGCGGCCCGCCATTCCGTTCTCTATGTGAGTGCGGA encodes:
- a CDS encoding 1-acyl-sn-glycerol-3-phosphate acyltransferase, with the protein product MNRPVKAVKRVLRRRKPAEPPALIRTPRPSLTYRLVSYLLVFPIYRLLFRGRTAGNAHVPMEGALVVVANHGSHLDPPLLGHALGRPVAFMAKAELFKIPLLGPIIRACGAYPVSRGASDREAIRTATDRLDQGWATGVFIDGTRQADGRVNNPQPGAALLAARAGVPLLPVAIINSHRALGTGSRTARLLPVHIRIGTPIPPPASRKRADLDQATAACQAQINALLDQGLISDPALPPAADQNALPPSP
- a CDS encoding beta-ketoacyl-ACP synthase III; this encodes MTSAAKAGTPWGMALVGCGSAVPVNRVSNEQLSTRVDTSDEWIRTRTGIGARRICNADEPLTVIATRAAEAALEHAGWQPEDLDLILMATSSPDDLFGTAPRVQGALGAKNAVAFDLTAACSGFLFALITAGQYLRSGAMRRALVIGADQLSRWVDWDDRTTCVLFGDAAAAVAVEACPADQDGLLGFQMRSDGSRNGCLTLAQTDSHHPVLDGVSAQQGGFEPLRMNGQEVYKFAVREVPAVLKELLEDTGTEAEQLNWLLLHQANQRILDAVADRFKIPHERVLSNLSNYGNTSAATIPLMLDEAVKDGRVQPGDLIASSGFGAGLSWGGALLRWKGPA
- the fabD gene encoding ACP S-malonyltransferase — its product is MGNAWVFPGQGSQKVGMAAGVLELPGAKERFEAASTLLGRDLLAICNGEAEGELSDLGDTRNTQPALFVVESLLVDGLKAQGRSANLVAGHSLGELVALYAAGVFDAATGIQLMKTRSELMAAAGGGAMTAVMGFDRGELEALVHATEGVVIANDNSSAQVVLSGSPEAVNSVSSQLKCKRAIPLAVSGAFHSPFMEQAASAFAATLEEVSFADASIPVLSNTDPTPETSGAALKARLRSQMTTGVRWRETMEAMTAAGISTAVEIGPGNVLSGLIKRSTEGITNAQIATAADLGL
- the plsX gene encoding phosphate acyltransferase PlsX yields the protein MPQNPTDATGQGASNRRNRPKAIRRLVIWYRRNAAVTSLVGSASAAGTAAGSMAGSVVTTAGTAAGAAGAAANTVLQPLVFDPLRRLQQGVGGVDGEAINDADRLWVAVDGMGGDYAPGPILEGCLRAVRLLPVRVKFVAETAAVEAAVAELELGEELSEAQQKGLIALVPSGPSVGMNEEATVVRKKRDASINMAMDLVKAGEATAVYSAGNSGAVMASAIFRLGRLKGIDRPAIGALFPTKDPAQQVLVLDVGANMDAKPSYLHQWALLGNIYSRDVLQVQEPRIGLLNIGEEECKGNDQALKTYPLMAAETRFRFAGNCEGRDVLSGDFDVVVCDGFTGNVLLKFLESVGSVLLDVLKAELPRGRRGKVGSAFLMSNLRRIKKRLDHAEHGGALLLGVNGVCVIGHGSSKALSVVSALRIAHSAANHGVMDDLHRLSEAENETIACG
- the rpaB gene encoding response regulator transcription factor RpaB, producing MTASSAPAKETILVVDDEASIRRILETRLSMIGYQVVTACDGQEALEAFRNTNPDLVVLDVMMPKLDGYGVCQELRKESDVPIVMLTALGDVADRITGLELGADDYVVKPFSPKELEARIRCVLRRIDKEGAAGIPNSGVIQINEIRIDTNKRQVFRGDERIRLTGMEFSLLELLVGRSGEPFSRGEILKEVWGYTPERHVDTRVVDVHISRLRSKLEDDPANPELILTARGTGYLFQRIVEAVAPESN
- a CDS encoding YdcF family protein, which gives rise to MTQAHRQTESRPRRRRRRPRRRGRARRLLLLAALCAVAWSSRGLVFPALPPPQLVLVLGGDVERERVGAEVAKRDGLPVMVSGGSNPEYAHWLFRGRGLDDTRVLLDYRATDTLSNFTSVVDDLKRSKIRHVVLVTSSDHMDRALMVGRVVAGSRGIGLTPLAVPCGERCVPEDWRKVWGDGLRAALWVVSGRDLRDWAAERFGPLLEEVRGR